The Kocuria flava nucleotide sequence TCGGTGAGCCTGTTCGCGAGCATGGGCATCGCCTCGGTGCTGCTGGCCGCGGCCTGCGCCCCGCTGGGGGCGATCTTCACCGAGCTCGTGCCCACCCGGGTGCGGGCCACCGTGGTCGGCTTCACCTACGGCGGCGCTTCGCCGGTCTTCGGCGGCAGCGCCCCGTACCTGAACACCTGGGTGTCCTCCCAAGGTATGCGCGCAGTGTTCGTCGTCGCCCTGATCGCCGCCTGCCTGGTCACCGCGGCCGTCACCCTGCGGATGCCGGAGACCCGTACGGTAGAGCTGACCTGATCCCCGGCGCGAGGCGGCACTGATGACACGGTTCACCCTGCGGCAGCTCGAGTACTTCCGGGCGATCGCACGGACCGGGAGCATCAGTGCCGCCGCCGCGCAGGAAATGACCTCCCGCTCCGCCATGGCCAGCGCGCTCGGGGAACTGGAGAAGTCGCTCGACGCGGAACTGGTCATCCGACGCAAGGCGCAGGGCATCGTGCTCACCGAGGCCGGCCAGGAGGTGCTCGAGCTCGCCTCGAATCTGCTGCACCAGGCCGAGGAGCTCGAGGGCGCGGTTCATCCGGAGCGCCTGCGCGGCACGGTGTCCGTGGGCTGCTTCAGTTCGCTCGCTCCGACCTTCCTGCCGGTCATGATGGACACGTTCGCCCGCGCCCACCCCGACGTTCAGTTCCGTGCCCATGCCGAGCCGGAAGACCTCCTGCTCAAGCGGCTGCGGGCCGGGGAGATCGACGTGGCGGTCTCCTACAATCTGCACGAGGACCCCACTTTGGAGTCGGTGGAGCTCTACCGCACCCGCATGCACGTCATCCTGGCCGCCGACGACCCGCTGGCTGCCGAACCCACGGTGCCCGCCGCCGCGCTCATGTCCCGGCGGCTCATCCTCCTCGACACCCCGCCGAGCCCGCAGTACGTCATGGAGTACTTCACCGGCCAGGGCTTGTCCCCGCGCGCGGAGGAGATGTTCTCCATCTTCGAGCTGCTCCGCTCGCTGGTGGCGCGGGGGATGGGCTACTCCCTGTTCATCCAGGAGCCGGCCGGCGGGCTCAGCTATGAAGGGCTCCCGCTGGCCAGCCGTCCACTGGATCCACCACCGTGGACCGAGCGGGTCTCGATCGCCCTGCCCGCGA carries:
- a CDS encoding LysR substrate-binding domain-containing protein, whose amino-acid sequence is MTRFTLRQLEYFRAIARTGSISAAAAQEMTSRSAMASALGELEKSLDAELVIRRKAQGIVLTEAGQEVLELASNLLHQAEELEGAVHPERLRGTVSVGCFSSLAPTFLPVMMDTFARAHPDVQFRAHAEPEDLLLKRLRAGEIDVAVSYNLHEDPTLESVELYRTRMHVILAADDPLAAEPTVPAAALMSRRLILLDTPPSPQYVMEYFTGQGLSPRAEEMFSIFELLRSLVARGMGYSLFIQEPAGGLSYEGLPLASRPLDPPPWTERVSIALPARRRPSGTARAFVLAAKAAAPSYSPPDPYW